The following nucleotide sequence is from Pseudomonas putida S13.1.2.
CCCGCCCGATACGGGCAAAGCGCAAGAACAGCTGCTCGACCCGCTGCTGGTGAAACTGGCGCGCCAACGCGGCCCGTTCAGGCCTGCGCAGCAACGTATTGATCACCACCGGTGCCTGTAACGCCGAAGATAGCGACTGGAAGATACCGTTGCCCGACAGCGGATCCACAGCCATCGCGGCATCACCCACCCGTATCCAGTCCTGCCCGACACATTCGCCCGCCAAAATCGCCGTACTGCTGCGCGCATGCACCTGCGCTGGCACCCGCGCCCGCTCATCGAACAGCTCGGCCACCAGCGCACTGCTGGCACGCCGCGCCGCGCAGTAATCCGCCAGGCCAGCCTTGCCCGGCAGCCCTCCGGCGTCCAAGGTGGCTTGCCAGTAGCAGCGGCCATCTTCCAGGCGCGCCATCCACGCCCAGCCATCCTCCAGGCTTTCCACTGCCGACGCAGGCGCCCCGGGGCTACCCTGCCAGACATTGAGCAGGCTGACCGTTTCCGGCCCGCGCAGGCGGTCCGCAGCCAGCGGTGCCTGACGGCCGCGGGCCTCGACGAGGAAATCAGCGATCAGTACCTGACTATCCTCCAGACAAACTTGATGACAGCCCTCGTGCACGACATCGCGCACCCGCCCCTCGACCACACTTACACCTGCACGCTGAAGGTCGTCGCGCAGCGCCCGGTCAAACCGTTGCCGATCCAGCAGAAATTCCTGGTTCATTTGCAGGTGCTGGCCGTTCCAGTGCACCTGCCGGGTGGCTGGCATGGCCGCCTGGTTCAAGGCCCCGCCAAGGCCCGCATGCCGCAAGCCCTCCAGCACCCTTTGCGAAACGCCTTCAACTGCCGCGAAACGGCGCCACTGCGATACCACCGTCACCGTGTAGCCCAACCGCCGCAGGCCAATGGCCGTGGCGGCACCCGCAGGGCCGGCCCCCAGTACCACAATGCGCGGTTCAGGCATGGCTGGCACCTCGTCGCTCAGGGCCGGTGAACGCTGCATTGCTGCGCAACCAGTCGTGCACCTGCTGACGGTTCATACCCGGCTCCTCACGCGTCAGCGCCGCGATCCTGCCGCTCAAGGCTGCGCAGCCCAAACTCGCGCCCGCCCTGCCCCCGGCCCCGACATAACCGCCAAAGTCCGCTTGCCGGGTGCCAAGCCAGGACCACTGCCCAGGCGCGCAACGGGCATCACCGGTAACCCGAATTACCCCAGGGTAGCTGGCCGGGTACACAGGCCCACCCTGCGCCGGGCTGGATGCACACAACAGCACACCCGCAGCCAAGGCTTCAGCGCAAGCCTGGTGCAGTACAGGCCGGTCCTGCTGCAAGCCCAGGCTGAGATTGATCAGCGTTGCCCCCGACTCCACCAGCCACAACAGCGCGGCAGCAACCTGTAACGCACTGGTGCTGGCCTGGGCGCCGAATACCTGGGCCACCAGCAACGGCACTGGTCCAGCCTCGCGTCGCAAGCCTGCAAGCACTGCACTGCCATGCCCTAGCTGGTCGGGCAGCATTTCGCCTTCACGCAGCTGGCCGCCTTCCAGCCAGAAACGGCGGGCGCCAAGCAAACCGCTGGCCTGCTCCGGCGAGCAGCCGCTGTCGATGATGCCAACGCACACGTCAGTGCCCATGCTTTATCACCTCCTGCGGCAGCACCTGCAACTGGCCATCATGCAGTTGCAAATGCAGGTCTGCATCGGCCAGTGTCGAAGCACGGTGGCTGATCAGGATGCGCGTGCGACCGGCAAACAGCTGATCGATGGCCGCGATCACTTCGCGCTCGGTGGCTTCATCCACTGCCGAGGTGGCCTCATCCAGCACCAGAATCGCCGGGGCCTGCAGCACCGCACGGGCGATGGCGATGCGTTGCTTCTGGCCGCCGGACAACTGCTGGCCACGCTCGCCCAGCAGGCCGTCCAGGCCCAACGGCAGGCTTTCGACCAGGCTGTCCAGCCGCGCCAGGCGCACCACCCGCTCCAGCTCTGCACGGCTGGCATCCGGCACGCCGTAGGCAAGGTTTTGCGCCAAGGTGCCACGGAACAGCACGATGTCCTGGCTGACCACCGCGATACGTCGACGCAGCGCGGCCAGGTCCAGGTCGCGCAGGTCGGCGCCGTCCAGCAAGATGCGCCCGGCGTCCGGGTCATAAAAACGTTGCAGCAGGTCGATCAGGGTCGACTTGCCCACCCCCGAAGCACCGCTGATGGCCACCTTGAGCCCGCCTGGCACGCATACCTGCACGTTGTTCAGCACGGCGCCCTGCCGCCCTTCATGAGCAAAGCTCAGCGCCTCCAGGCGCAATTCGCCCGGCCCGTCGGGCACGGGTTGCGGGTTGGCTGCCGGGCGCACGGCCACGGCCTCTCGCTTCAGCTCCATCACCCGCCCCAGGCTCACCGCCATGCGCTGCACCGCCACGTAAAGGCCCAGCAGGCTCTGCACCGGGCCTACTGCCATGCCCATGTAGGTGGAAAAGGCGATCAGCGCACCCAACTGCCAGGTCCCCTGGATCACCCACCAGCCGCCGACCAGAAATGCGCAAGCGCGGCACCAGGAGGTGAGCGTGCCGGGGATGGCCTGGGTGAAGAATTCGGTCACCTGCACCTTTAACAGCTGACGCATGTAGCCTTGGCCAAGCTGGTCCAGGCGCCCTGCCTCGCGGCCTTGCTGGCCGGCCGCCTGAATGAACTTCATTGCTGGCAAGGTCTCGACCAGGAACGACGACACATCCGCCGAACGCTCGCGCAGGCTGCGCACTTCGCGCTCCACCTTGCGCCGCATCCAGCGCAGCCACAGCACCTCGATCGGCACCAGCAGTGCCAGCAACAGCGACAGCTGCCATGACAGCATCAGCATCAACGCCACCGCGCCCACCAGGCCAATGACGGCAGATACAGCCGAGAACAGCGAATCCACGGCAAAGCGCTGGATCTCCGCCACATCGCCATCCAGCCGCGAAAGAATGTCGCCCATGCGCCGCCGCCCATAGAACGTCGGCGACAACTGCTGCAGGTGGCGGTACAGGTCATCACGCAGGGCAAACAGGATGCGCCCCGACAGCCGCGTGTGCAGGTAGCGGTTGACGCCTGCCAGCACCGTACCCAACAGGCCCGCGCCGATCATGATCGCCGCCATGTGCCAGAGGGTCTGGTAATCCTTGGCCAACAGCCCCTCGTCAATCAGCGTCTTCACCAGCCAGGGCTGTGCCAGCGCCAGCAGCGAGGCACCCAGCGACAAACCGAGCAACAGCCCGATGGCGCTCCGATGCGGGCGTACGAAACCATACAGCCAGGCCAACGCCTGGCGCAGAAGTGCAGGGTCGCTGGAGTCCACCAGCCTTGCGAACAATCGGCCCATGGTTAGCCGCGCAACTGTTTGAGCTTGCGGTACAGCGTCGCCCGGCTGATCCCCAGAGCCTCGGCCGCGGCGGAAACGTTACCCTGGTGGCGCGCCAGGGCGCCGCGAATCAACTCCAGTTCGTTGTCCTTGAGGCTGCCGGAGGGCGCCGTGCCGCTGGCCAGTTCGTCCAGCAGGCAGTCGGTGAGGTGGTCCAGGGTCAGCACCTGCTCGCCGTCCTCGCGCATGGCCAGCGCTGTGCGCACTACCATTTCCAGCTGGCGAATGTTGCCCGGCCAGTCGAAGCCTTCGAGCAATGTGGCCAGAGCCGGGTCCAGAGTTATACCGCGGGCACCGGCCTTGTCCAGCAGGCCCTGGATGATCTCCGCAAGGTCATCACGCTCGCGCAGCGCCGGCAAGCGCAGTGATACGCCATTAACCCGGTAGTACAGGTCTTCGCGAAAATGCTGTTCCTGCACCAGGCGTTTGAGGTCGCGGTGGGTGGCGCAGATCAGCGCCACATCAATGTCCTGCTCGTCGCCGGCACCCAGCGGCGCCACCCGGCGTTCCTGCAATACCCGCAGCAGGCGCGCCTGCAAGGCCAGCGGCATGTCGCCGATTTCGTCAAGGAACAACGTGCCACCATGGGCCTGCATCAGCCGCCCGACCATGCCGCCCCGGCGGGAGCCTGTGAAGGCGCCCTCGCGGTAGCCGAACAGCTCGGACTCGATCAAACCTTCGGGGATGGCCGCGCAGTTCACGGCCACAAACGCTTTGTCAGCGCGCGGGCTGGCCTGGTGCAGGGCCCGGGCGACCACTTCCTTGCCGGTACCGGTCTCGCCCAGCAGCAGCACCGGCAGGCCATTGCCCAGCCCCTGGCGGGCCATGCGCAGGTTGCGCGCCAACCGTGGGTCAGCACCGGCCAGGGCGTCGAGTGCCGGCGACTGCTTGCCCAGCGTCGGCTTGCTTGCCGGCGTGCTGCCATTGACCCGGCCATGGCGCGGTAACTGCAGAGCACGGAAGAAGAACTCGCCCTTGGCCGTCTGCACACTGCTCACCCCACCCTGCCACAGGCGCGCAATAAACGCAGGTGACCGCTCGCCGAGCAGGTCAGTGCTGCGCCGGCCAACCAGCTCGTGGCGCGGTACCTGCAACAACTGGCATGCACTGTCGTTGGCAGCCAGCACCTCGCCATCAAGGCTCAGCGCCAACAGGCCATGCCAGGCGCTGTTGAGGTATTGCGGGCGGCTGTGGAAGGCCAGCACCAGTTTCTCTGGGTGGCACAAACCAAACATGCGGCTCTCGATGTTGCCGGCGGCCAGCATCAGTGTCGACAGGCTGTCCTGCGGTTGCGCCATCACCCCTTCGCGGGTGATGTCGAGCACGCCGATCACCTCGCCACGCGGGTCACGCAGGGGTACAGAGGTGCAGGAAAACGGGCTGAGGCGGTCAAGGTAGTGTTCGCCGCAGTTGATCAGCGTCGGCCGGCCTTCCACCACGGCGGTGCCGATGGCATTGGTGCCGCGCAGCGACTCGCTCCAGCAACTGCCCGGGTGCAGGTCGCGCAGGCCCTCGCGGCTGAGCACGTGGGTCTGGCCCTCGATGGCCAGCACGTTGGCCTGGGCGTCGCCGAGGATGACGATGCCGGCCTTGCCCTGGCGTGCGACCAGGTAGTCCAGTTCCGGGGTGACGGCGTCGACCAGCAGGCGATTGCGCTCCAGCAGCATGCGCAGGTCGTGGCCCTGCTCCAGCCCCAGGCCGACCTGTTCGCCCTGCAGGCAATCCAGGCCATGGCCCAGGCTGCGGCGCCAGGACGCGTCGATCTCGTCGCGCAGCATGCCCAGCGGCAGCTCGCCTTCGCTGGCCAGCTTCAGGCGGGCCTGGCGGGATTCGTGCAGCGGGTCGTGGGCGTTTGTTATGAGTTGTCGCGCCATTTTCTACTCCGGCTGTGCCCTGCAAGGTGGCGGGGTACGGGCTTGGGAATTTTTTGCAGTGTGCGGGAGAAAAGGCTGGGCGTCATCTGGTTGATGGGTTGAGGGGGGTGTCATGGATCGCCGGGTGTTCGGCTGAGGTTTTGTGTGGGCGCATGAATCGAGCGCCGCCCGCGCGGCGCATCGCGACGCAAGGCCGCTTGTGTCTTGAGGGGTGATTAGAATCTGGAGTGAGAGCGGTGAATGGCAAGCTGAATGCCGGAGGTGCCTTGAGCACGTGTGGGAGCACAAGCTGCCATTCACCGTTCCACTTTGGCGAGAGCCCGAACAGTTGGATGAGGGCGTAATCTCGAACCACAAGCGTGGGCCAAGCCAAAGCTCTCTCACACTGTTAAGTCTAGGAGGTTTTGGCGATGGCTTCCTTCTTGGGTATCGATGTTTCCAGTCTTTCCCTTGATGCACTGGTGCGGCCCCAGGGCATCAAGATCAGCGTGCGCAACGATCCAGCGGGCTTTGAGGAACTGGTGAAGAGCCTTCGAGGGCTCAGCATCAAGCGCGTCTTGCTGGAATTTACAGGCGGCTACGAGCGTGATGTCATGCGCTTTCTCCAGGACGCCAGCTACAAGGTCATACGCGTGAACCCCAAACGAGCCAGATCGTTCGCGGATTCCTTGGGTATCAAGGCCAAGACCGATGCCATCGACGCCGCAGTGCTGGCCCATTTCGCTGAGGTCATTCCAGACAAGCCAACCCTGAAGACAAGCCCTGAAAGGGCCCTGTTACGGGAACTCCTTCAGCAGCGTGATCGCTTAGTCCAACAGCGAGATGACGACCGGCGGCGCCTGAAGCAGGCTCAGTCAGCGATGGTCGCTATTTTCCTGAAAACCAATCTCCAGCACTTTGCCTCGCAGATAAAGTTGGTGGAGCAAGCGATCAAGCGGCAGGCCACAGTGCTCAACGATGAACGGATTGCCAAATTGGACGAAGTCAAAGGCATCGGGATGGTAACCGCGACCAAGCTGGTAGCGCTCTTGCCGGAACTGGAGCATGTGGAGTCCAGGGAAATAGCCTCTTTGGTCGGTGTGGCCCCCTTCAATCACGACAGCGGAAAGTCCGTGGGCAAGCGCTTTATTTCAGGAGGCCGATTTGAGGTCAGGCGTGCGCTGTACATGGCGTGCCTGGTGGCGGTGTAACACAATCCAACGCTCAAAGCCCGATATGAGGCGCTGCGTGGGCGGGGGAAACTTGCGAAGGTTGCGCTTGTGGCCTGCATGAGAATCTTCATCGTGCGTCTCAACGCGATGTTCAGATCGGGCACGCCGTGGCGGGATGACTTACCGCAGCCCTGAAAACATGGCGCAGCTCAAATCAGTGTGGGAGCGGGTTTACCCGCGAAGAAGCCACCGCCGTGGATGGCACGGGCTTCGCCCGTGTTCGCGGGCGAGCCCGCTCCCACAGTGATCGCGCTCGCTTTCAGATGTTTTGCAATTCAGTTGCCCCGACAGATACTGCATAAACCTGAAGTCTGCGCGGTACCTGTGGGAGCGGGCGTGCCCGCGAAGAGTCCAACGCGGTGCATGGCACCGGCTTCGCCGGTGTTCGCGGCTAAAGCCGCTCCCACAGTGATCGCGCTAGCGCTTAGGTGTTATGCAAGACAGTTGCTCCCACATTTGTTGCAACGTGCCGAACCTGTGGGGGATGGGTTGCCGGCCTTGCTCGTTACCTGAAAACTGGCGCTGCCCTGTAGGAGCGGCCTTGTGTCGCGAACGGGCTGCAAAGCAGCCCCGGCGATATGTGCATCATGGCTGACATTCCGGGGCTGCTTTGCAGCCCGCTCGCGACACAAGGCCGCTCCTACAGCGACCGCGTGATCTCAAGATCGGCGCTGTATTTTTTAAAGTGGGCTAGCCAGCCCTCTCACAGTCAACTGTTGCCCCTCCACCCCATCCAGCAACGCCTCCACCACCGCCTTGGCCGAATCCAGCCCATGGTCGTTGCTCAACAGCAGATCACGACATGTCCCCTTGGCCAGTTCCAACGCCTTGAGGTTGGTCGCAAACGCCCCTTTCAGCAGCGTGGACAGGTGCACCAGCGCATCTTCGTAGTCCACTCCCGAACGTACGGCAAACAATGGCGGGTGGCTGCATTCACAGGTGGAAAAACTGGAGGCCGCTGTGGTGGCGCGAACGGGAGGATCAGGTAAGCCTTTTGTCATTGTGTCGCTCCTTGATTCACTGGAGCCGCCACAAATCGCTACCAAACGAAAGGGTGACGGCTGTACGCAGGTTGGTAGACCGGGAATCAAGGAAACCGGCGCGCACGGAGGCGCCCTACGCACAGCCGCCATAAAACGAAACAGCCGGGCACAAAAAAGCGCCAACTGTATCGCAGAGCGGGCGCTTGTGCGCCTTGATTGATCGCGGGCTACCAAACCCGGCTGCTGGATTGACAGCAGCGGGCAAAGACTACCGGGGTCAGGGAAGGGTTTCAAGCTGAGGGCATGGGTAGTAACACTTCTGTTGGCCGCACCGGCTGCTTCGCGGTCTTTCCCACGGTGCGACCAACATAGTTGAACCTTGGAACTTCAGATGTTTTCCGCTTATCGAGCTTTCACCGCCCCCGTGCGAATCGTCGCTGACTTCGCCCATGCCATGCAATATGAACGTCGACCCGTCAACTTTGAATTCCTTTCGCTCACCGGTCTGCTCGGATTCAAAATCAACGTCGGAGGTGACGACGGGTCGGCCCACCGCCTGGTCTTCCTCATCGTAGGTAAACTGCATGACCTGGTCCTTTGCCGTGGGAAGCTTGATTCGGATGACAGGAACCGCCTGGCCATAAGCTGCGTAATAACGGGCCTGGTCAAATTGCGCTAGCAAGCCCGCTTGCGTTTGACCCTCCACATAGAAAAATGCATACAAAGGCAAGTCTGCGCCCACGCCGACTTTCCAGACGGGAAGCAAAATCTCGTTGTAGCCAATCCACGCTTCTGCGCTCAGCCCCGCCCTGACTTTTATCGGCATCTCGAACCACTGCGCCTTCATGTTAGCGGGGGCTTCGCGCAGGTCCCATCCGCAGACTCGGGATTTCACGATGTCATCGTCGCTGTACGTTGCCAGCCACGCATCGGCATCCGTCACACCGACTTTCTGGCACGCATCGGTGGTGGCTTCAAACCCGTCATGCGGTCCGCATCCGTTCGCCGTATCGCGGTTGTCCGTTCCGCCATCGATTGGGAACGTGCACAACACTTCAAGATCGCGAATCTTGTTATGCGGGATGGCCTGGAGTGGCGGAAACAAAAAACCATTGAAGCGTTCCGCCGCCCTGCCGAAGTTGGTATCGCGGCGCACCCAGGAAAACGCGATGGCGCCTTTGTCCAGGTGTTTCTGGCTCGGGCCCCAAGGTAGAAAGTCTGGGCTGAAGCCTGTGGCACGCATTTCGATACCGCTGCATAGGTTACTCGGTTTATCAGGCCCGCCGCAGTCTTCGGTGACGGAATCATACCAAACCTTGAGTTGCGCGATTGCCTGCTCCCCGCGCTCGTTCAGCGCGGTCAACTGCTGTGATTTGGCTGTTTCACTTATCAATAACTGGGTCTATGCGACTGGGCGGGGGGCCTGCACAGAGGGCGTATGCGCCCCGCAACCGACCAAACTACCAAGGATTAAAAATAGCAGCCACATTCGAGTCATCATCAACGAGCACCTTTCCCAATTCATCTCAGCCCGCACATTGAGATATGTGCCGGGGGAGTTGATGCTATTTGCTCACAGTAAAAAAGTGGCGGCTACTAGCAGTTTTATCAGGTCATGGTCATGTCGTTAGCGATTCGGCGATGATGAATATTCAGGATGGCACCTTCAACGGGTTCTTTGCGGGTAAACCTGGCCACAGGGTTAGCGTGACCTCAAGGGGTGCGCATTACCTGTGCATGGCATATCCATGCCTCAAGGTGCTACCGCGATCAGTCAACATGTGCTGCAGGCGCCTGAGGACGCCTCATTGCGCAAGGCGAGCAAGTAAGGTAACAGCTACATACGCAGCCTGATGATTCAGGGCGCGCATGCTGTCTTGAGTCAACTAAGACCTGATTCCGAATCGAAATCTGCGCACTATTTGGGCGTTGATGGACATCGTGACCACCCACCGAATGAGGTGTTCCATTATTAAACCAAGGGCAAGGGCCATTAGTTTGTCACCACCCCCTTTCCTTATCCCGGGCTTCCTGTCTAAAAAATGAGTCCCTACGAATAATAGGCATTTCTATTTCCGCCCGCACGACAACCTTCCCAAACAACCGACTGTCAACCATCATTGCATTTCCGATCCTACCATACCCGTTGTCGAAGCCCTTACGAAACATCAGGAACTCTCTCTTTTCCGCGTACACGCCATAAACATGCGGCGTGAGACCTCTGGCTTCAGCAAAACCAGCAGATTTTGCAGCCAATTGAAATTTGTGAGCAAAATAAAATCCTTCCCCCATCAGTGCCTGACCGCTAGCGCTACCAGAGAATTTTGAGCTTAGCCCAGCTTCTAGCGAATCCTTGTGTTCAAGCGCGCCCCCGTGGTAGCCAATCAACGAATAGCCTTCAGGCACTGTTGTAGGCCGCTTAGCGGGTGAGGCAAGGGATAGCGAAGGAGATGCTTTCCTAGAACATCTAAATAAACCTGCAAAAAACCTTCCTATTCTAGAATGCCCTTCCGGATCTTGAAAGTTTACAGGATCCCCGAGGCAGTACACATATGCATTTATCCCACCAACAGAAAATGGGCTAACATTGTCCGGGCTATTGAACCGCATCAAGGATGCGCTGAACGCTCGATAGCCATTGCCTAATATATAAAATCCGCTTACCTGATCTATTCGCTCGCCATTAAAATTAAGCAGCCCTAGCCGATTCGAACAGTACCCATAAACCGAGTAAGCGGAATATTGTCGCAGCTTATTAGACACCACCATATTGATCACCTTTCTCATAGAGCGTCAACATACAAATTTCGCACCCGGCACTAGACTTAAACTTCAGCAATTCGAAACAGACGCGATAAAAGCGCACACCCACTCCCGCTCACGACTTGCTGACGGCAGGCCAACAGCCTGACGTCAGCCTGCGACCTTCTTCATAAGAAACCATACAGCCATCACATCCTGACCATCACTAGCCATTCACCTAGGGTAGCCGCCAGTCGAAAAAAACCAACTGGCAATTTTGATAATTGCACAAATCAAATTTCAGTCCATGGAAATTATCGACGCAGCCATTTGCCAATTGGTATATTGGGTCCCGAGGTCATAAGTCAGTGGTTACACCTCACGGCTGCTGATTCTGGCTCAGGTACTTGTCCACCGTAGCCTTGCCCTCCCCCGCATCGCCCGCCACCTGCCACAGCCGCCGTTCGATCCCTTGCGCCAGCAAGTGCCCTACCGCTGATTCAATCGCCGACAGCACGCACAGCTGCGCCGGTTCGTTGGTGGTATAGCCCACCTCGGCTTCGAGCAGCTTCTTGAACTCGATGAACTTGAACACCCCGGCGCTGCGGCCGACCGAGTAGATGGTCTTGCTGGTCATCACGTTGGCCAGCACCTGCCCGGTGCGCACGTCCACGGCGCGCAGGTTCACGGTTACCTGGTCCACCCGGTACTCGCGGGAAATATCGATACCCAGGTAGCGGGCACCCTCGCCGCCGCTGCGCACGTTGGTGTCATAGGCAATGATGCCGCCCTCCAGCATCAGGTTGGCGGCCTGCAGCGGGGGCAGTTCGCCCATGATGTTCTCGGCTACATCCGGCTTTTTCTGCGAAGCACGGATGATCTTGCGCTCGGTCAGCAGGTTCTGCAGCCCTTCACGCTCCAGCACCACGAACCAGCCGCTGGCACTCAGGGCGTCCATCAGCATGCTGGCCGCGCCCTGGGTGACGCTGGTGGAGAATGAACTGGCCGGGGTGGGCTTGTACTGCCCGGTCTGGTCGCGGAAACCATACACCACTGCCATCAGCCGGCCTTTGGGCCGTGGCATGTTGATCAGGTCGTAGTAGGTCGAGGCCCGGGGTGTCAGGGTCGGGGTTTCCGAGTCCTGTTCGGCCGACATGGGTTCGCGCAGGCTGCAACCAGTTTGCAGGCCCAGGGCGGTGAGGATCAGCAGCGTGCTCAGCAGACGTTTCATGGTGTTCTCTCCCCAACATAAAGCCCTTCCCTCTCAGGGGTTCAGGCCGCTGACCTCAATGATCGAAATCTCTCCTGTGGCACGATCGGTGACCTTGATGCTCAAGGCCCCGGAATCGTCGATGACGTCGATGAGAAACGCATCGGTCGCCATGCTGCCGGTGCTGCCGTTACTGATGTTGTCCAGCAACTGCGACAACATCCGCGACTCCAGCTGGTTGCTGAAGCGCTCCAGGGCCGTTGTGCCTGTAAAGGCCGAGGCACGGTCCTTGAGGTCGGGGTCGTCGTAGTCGTTCTGCGCCTGGGCATTGTTCAACAGCCAGGTGCCGTTCAACGGGTTGCCGCCAAAGGCCGGGTTGACCGGGGTGTACACCAGCTCGGTGGCCTGGGCAGCACAAGCGCTGGCCAGCAGGCAGGCGGCAATGCAACGTGGAATGCGGTGGTTCATAGCTCGTCCCTCTCCAAGTCGGTGGTGTCCTGTAGCAGGCGTTGCAGCTTGCGTTGAATGATTTGCTGCTTGACCAGGTCGGCGGCTGCCACGGCCTCGTCTTTGAGCTCGGTGGTGTTTGGTGGCAGGAAGCGGCGGTACATCACCTCACGCTCGAACTCCACGGTGACCAGGCTGCCCCAGCGGGCATCCGGGCGTTCGCGTACCACCAGGTTGAAGTCCAGGCGGCTGGTGGCACGCAGGCGGTCGGCGAAGTAGTAGTAAAAGTCGTGGCCGATGTGCGAAATGGTGTTATCAACGATAAAACCCTGCATCTCGTCTTCAACACCCGCCTTGGCCGAAGTGGTCACCCCCGCCATCAGCAGCAGGCACAGGCACAACGCAGCCAGGCGGCTCATGGCGTATCTCCCGGGCCTGCATGCGTCTGCACGCCGCCTGCACTTTCGGTAAACGCCTGCTCGGCAACAAACTGCCAGTCGCTGTAGTGCTCCAGGCCCTCGAAGCCGCTCCATTCGGCGCTGAAGCCACTGCGCTTGAACGGGGTGTCGTCCGAGCGGCTGTGCACGCCGGTGATGCGGCCGTCGATCGAGCGCAGCAGGCCCCACTCGTCGCTGTTGGTGAGGGGGTCGGGGTACAGCCTGCGAATGTGCCGCTTGGCCTTTGGAAAGCGGTTGTCCTGCAGCAGGTCGGCCAGCTCCTGCGGGTACTGGGCCAGGCCCGGCGAGGCACGGTAGTAGCTGCGCAGGGCCTGGGCGTACTGGCTGCCCACCCACAGCAACTGGCGCTCGCGATCACGCTGGGCGGCGCTGGCCCAGATCGTGCCAGTGGCGGCCAGGGCCACACTGCTGACCGCAATCAGCAGCAGCACGCCCAGGTAGGTGAAGCCGCGCTCGGCCTTACCATTCAGCGAAGAGGCTGCCATCACGCGCCCTCCCTGTGGCACCGCTTTTGATAT
It contains:
- a CDS encoding curli assembly protein CsgF, whose amino-acid sequence is MNHRIPRCIAACLLASACAAQATELVYTPVNPAFGGNPLNGTWLLNNAQAQNDYDDPDLKDRASAFTGTTALERFSNQLESRMLSQLLDNISNGSTGSMATDAFLIDVIDDSGALSIKVTDRATGEISIIEVSGLNP
- the csgE gene encoding curli production assembly/transport protein CsgE, which codes for MSRLAALCLCLLLMAGVTTSAKAGVEDEMQGFIVDNTISHIGHDFYYYFADRLRATSRLDFNLVVRERPDARWGSLVTVEFEREVMYRRFLPPNTTELKDEAVAAADLVKQQIIQRKLQRLLQDTTDLERDEL
- a CDS encoding type II secretion system protein, with amino-acid sequence MAASSLNGKAERGFTYLGVLLLIAVSSVALAATGTIWASAAQRDRERQLLWVGSQYAQALRSYYRASPGLAQYPQELADLLQDNRFPKAKRHIRRLYPDPLTNSDEWGLLRSIDGRITGVHSRSDDTPFKRSGFSAEWSGFEGLEHYSDWQFVAEQAFTESAGGVQTHAGPGDTP